In one Brienomyrus brachyistius isolate T26 chromosome 7, BBRACH_0.4, whole genome shotgun sequence genomic region, the following are encoded:
- the LOC125746277 gene encoding rap guanine nucleotide exchange factor 2-like — translation MLNHDNMEKMDLHLELDPAGTRKDTMVTKATIECLTMHLMEEHSVVDPTFVEDFLLTYRTFLSSPMILVEKLLDWFNDPSLRDRVTRIVLLWVNNHFSDFDGDPEMTQFLEKFENNLEREEMNGHLKLLNIARASKARLRAVTLSKPSRDALLPFTLLGGSEKGFGTFIDHVEAGSTASEAGLKCGDQELLVQRLEEKTNEDIQDVAMDKTNETTAATLPITYPDLLLSHRCIQDFHNRHACRAELPNQVLRIFKADQQSRYILVTRDTTAKEVVTQAVCEFALPGGAEAYSLCEVSVTPGGAIKQKRLPDQLRKLADRIQLNGRYYLKKNTKTKMLCSDEDAQDLLRESQFSLLQLSTEEVATQLSLRSLELFRNIEPTEYIDSLFKLKSKTGSTNLKRFEELVNQETFWVASEIVREANQLRRMKLIKHFIKIALHCRECKNFSSLFAIISGLNLSPVSRLRGTWEKLPSKYWKLLQDLQDLFDPSRNMGKYRSALNAPNLQPPIIPLFPVVKKDLTFLHEGNSSKVEGLVNFEKLRMISKGIRQIGKMAATDMDPAPMLSTSQGSGNVAILDMLRMEGHRNHVRRSSFISAKRLYKDTQMTRRVRQYLYNLSLDTNEDSLYTMSVNCEPSTKKKYRMIDDRYIDR, via the exons ATGCTCAACCACGATAATATGGAGAAGATGGATTTGCACCTTGAGTTGGACCCCGCTGGGACCAGGAAGGACACGATGGTTACTAAG GCGACCATCGAATGCTTGACCATGCACCTCATGGAGGAGCATTCGGTGGTGGACCCCACATTTGTAGAGGACTTCCTACTGACGTACAGGACCTTCCTCAGCAGCCCCATGATTCTGGTGGAGAAGCTACTGGACTGGTTTAATGATCCCAGCCTCAGGGACAGG GTTACCCGGATAGTGCTGCTCTGGGTAAACAACCATTTCAGCGACTTCGATGGAGACCCTGAGATGACACAGTTCCTGGAAAAATTCGAGAACAACCTGGAAAGAGAG GAAATGAATGGCCATTTGAAACTCCTAAATATTGCCCGTGCATCCAAAGCCAGACTGAGGGCAGTGACTCTCAGCAAACCCTCGAGGGACGCCCTGCTGCCCTTCACACTACTGGGTGGCTCGGAGAAGGGTTTTGGCACCTTCATTGACCACGTTGAGGCCGGCAGCACAGCCTCTGAGGCGGGCCTGAAGTGTGGAGATCAG GAGCTTCTTGTCCAACGCCTGGAGGAGAAGACAAATGAGGACATCCAGGATGTGGCCATGGACAAGACCAACGAGACGACTGCGGCGACTCTTCCCATCACCTACCCAGATCTTCTGCTGTCCCATCGCTGTATTCAGGACTTCCACAACCGACATG CTTGTCGTGCAGAGCTACCCAATCAGGTGCTGAGGATTTTTAAAGCTGATCAGCAGAGCCGATACATCCTGGTCACCCGGGACACGACAGCCAAGGAGGTGGTGACTCAGGCGGTCTGTGAGTTTGCCCTGCCAGGCGGCGCCGAGGCCTACTCCCTTTGTGAGGTGTCCGTTACCCCCGGAGGTGCCATCAAGCAGAAGCGGCTGCCCGACCAACTACGCAAGCTAGCTGACAGGATTCAGTTGAACGGAAG ATATTACTTGAAGAAGAACACAAAGACTAAGATGTTGTGCTCAGATGAGGATGCACAAGATCTCCTCAGGGAGAGCCAGTTCTCCCTATTACAGCTCAGCACAGAGGAGGTGGCCACACAGCTATCCTTGAGAAGCCTTGAACTGTTCCGCAACATTGAGCCCACGGAATACATTGACAGTCTCTTCAAGCTGAAATCCAAGACGGGATCTACGAACCTTAAAAGGTTTGAAGAGCTGGTCAACCAGGAGACATTCTGGGTGGCATCAGAGATCGTGCGTGAGGCCAACCAGTTAAGGAGGATGAAGTTGATCAAGCACTTCATCAAGATTGCACTCCACTGCCGCGAGTGCAAGAACTTCAGCTCATTGTTCGCCATCATCAG CGGGTTGAATCTGTCTCCTGTGTCCCGACTGCGAGGCACCTGGGAAAAACTTCCAAGCAAGTACTGGAAGCTTCTCCAAGACCTTCAGGACCTCTTTGATCCCTCAAGAAACATGGGAAAGTACCGCAGTGCCCTGAATGCTCCAAACCTCCAGCCTCCCATCATCCCCCTTTTCCCAGTCGTCAAAAAGGACCTGACTTTCCTCCATGAAG GCAACAGTTCAAAAGTGGAGGGCTTGGTGAACTTTGAGAAGCTGAGGATGATCTCCAAAGGAATCAGGCAAATCGGGAAGATGGCAGCCACAGACATGGATCCTGCCCCCATGTTGAGCACGAG CCAGGGCAGTGGCAACGTGGCAATCCTGGACATGTTGCGGATGGAAGGCCACAGGAATCACGTTCGCCGGAGCTCCTTCATCAGTGCCAAGAGACTTTACAAGGACACTCAGATGACCCGACGCGTCCGACAGTACTTGTACAACCTGTCATTGGACACCAATGAAGACAGCCTGTACACCATGTCCGTCAACTGTGAACCGTCCACCAAGAAGAAATATAGAATGATAGATGATAGATACATAGACAGATAG
- the LOC125746895 gene encoding heat shock protein beta-11-like yields the protein MLCSHVFQPSFGPLMEFHWPIRSIWPHMGPLALQRDMLLKSMQDMSTSMGLLEKVHEQILQEMDKVPCSLSTKPLSCQMEKDGDNFALTLDTKDFSPEELSIKQVDRKLMVSGKTEKKQDDGKGSYSYRCQEFRQVVQLPEDVNPTAVTCSLSDGQLQIRAPRLALPEVSERTLPINSTPAVMTSASQSEANSPNEARVD from the coding sequence ATGCTGTGCTCCCACGTGTTCCAGCCTTCCTTCGGACCACTGATGGAGTTCCACTGGCCGATACGCAGCATCTGGCCACACATGGGACCTCTGGCACTTCAACGTGACATGCTGCTAAAGAGCATGCAGGATATGAGCACCAGCATGGGTCTCCTGGAGAAAGTTCATGAGCAGATCCTGCAGGAGATGGATAAAGTGCCGTGCTCTTTGTCCACCAAACCGCTCTCCTGCCAGATGGAGAAAGATGGAGACAACTTTGCCCTGACCCTGGACACTAAGGACTTCTCCCCAGAGGAGTTGTCCATCAAGCAGGTGGACAGGAAGCTGATGGTGAGCGGTAAGACAGAGAAGAAACAGGACGACGGAAAGGGCTCGTACTCTTACCGATGCCAGGAGTTCAGACAAGTCGTCCAGCTGCCGGAGGATGTGAACCCCACTGCTGTCACCTGTTCGCTTTCCGACGGACAACTTCAGATCCGGGCACCGAGACTGGCGCTGCCTGAGGTGAGCGAAAGAACGCTGCCAATCAACAGCACCCCGGCTGTGATGACCTCGGCGTCTCAGAGTGAAGCCAACTCCCCCAACGAGGCCCGAGTGGACTGA
- the hspb9l gene encoding heat shock protein beta-11, with the protein MTEPEQQQHTLTNCGGWAWNSSGSFQVEYKSWTRGSRGRCSEGSNLSRYPDHAELLLKMMYPGLLPSSFSPLMDFNWPVRSLWPDTRPLFFKIEQEMMRHMQEMRQSMQFMERLHQKIFEEIDHIPASLTFKPISFKVDNQGENFALTLDTKDFTPEELSVKQVGRKLRVSGKTEKKQDDGKGSYSYKQQEFRQELDLPEGVNPEDVTCTLSDGQLQIKALRAIRPAITERVVPIDRVAALKSPEEQSGDVDSCITDSSSSKD; encoded by the coding sequence ATGACCGAACCTGAACAGCAGCAGCACACTCTGACCAACTGTGGTGGCTGGGCTTGGAATTCATCTGGAAGTTTCCAAGTAGAGTATAAAAGCTGGACCAGAGGAAGCCGGGGCAGATGCAGTGAGGGCTCCAATCTTAGCAGATACCCAGACCACGCTGAACTATTGCTGAAGATGATGTACCCAGGATTGCTGCCATCTTCATTCAGCCCATTGATGGATTTCAACTGGCCTGTGCGCAGCCTCTGGCCTGATACCCGGCCTCTCTTCTTTAAGATCGAGCAAGAAATGATGAGGCACATGCAGGAGATGAGGCAGAGCATGCAGTTCATGGAGAGGCTTCATCAAAAAATCTTCGAGGAGATTGACCACATCCCAGCATCATTAACGTTCAAGCCAATATCGTTCAAGGTGGATAATCAGGGTGAAAATTTTGCCCTGACCCTGGACACTAAGGACTTCACCCCAGAGGAGCTGTCCGTCAAACAGGTGGGCAGGAAGCTGAGGGTGAGCGGGAAGACAGAGAAGAAACAGGACGACGGAAAAGGCTCGTACTCCTACAAACAACAGGAGTTCAGGCAGGAGCTTGACCTACCAGAAGGTGTGAACCCAGAAGATGTGACTTGTACCCTCTCTGACGGGCAGCTTCAGATTAAAGCACTGAGAGCGATCAGGCCTGCAATAACGGAGAGAGTGGTGCCCATTGATCGTGTGGCAGCCTTGAAGAGTCCAGAAGAGCAAAGCGGAGACGTGGACAGCTGCATCACCGACTCAAGCTCCTCCAAGGACTGA
- the LOC125746174 gene encoding heat shock protein beta-11-like, whose amino-acid sequence MLCSHVFQPSFGPLMEFHWPIRSIWPHMGPLALQRDMLLKSMQDMSTSMGLLEKVHEQILQEMDKVPCSLSTKPLSCQMEKDGDNFALTLDTKDFSPEELSIKQVDRKLMVSGKTEKKQDDGKGSYSYRRQEFRQVVQLPEDVNPTAVTCSLSDGQLQIRAPRLALPEVSERTLPINSTPAVMTSASQSEANSPNEARVD is encoded by the coding sequence ATGCTGTGCTCCCACGTGTTCCAGCCTTCCTTCGGACCACTGATGGAGTTCCACTGGCCGATACGCAGCATCTGGCCACACATGGGACCTCTGGCACTTCAACGTGACATGCTGCTAAAGAGCATGCAGGATATGAGCACCAGCATGGGTCTCCTGGAGAAAGTTCATGAGCAGATCCTGCAGGAGATGGATAAAGTGCCGTGCTCTTTGTCCACCAAACCGCTCTCCTGCCAGATGGAGAAAGATGGAGACAACTTTGCCCTGACCCTGGACACTAAGGACTTCTCCCCAGAGGAGTTGTCCATCAAGCAGGTGGACAGGAAGCTGATGGTGAGCGGTAAGACAGAGAAGAAACAGGACGACGGAAAGGGCTCGTACTCTTACCGACGCCAGGAGTTCAGACAAGTCGTCCAGCTGCCGGAGGATGTGAACCCCACTGCTGTCACCTGTTCGCTTTCCGACGGACAACTTCAGATCCGGGCACCGAGACTGGCGCTGCCTGAGGTGAGCGAAAGAACGCTGCCAATCAACAGCACCCCGGCTGTGATGACCTCGGCGTCTCAGAGTGAAGCCAACTCCCCCAACGAGGCCCGAGTGGACTGA